A region of the Candidatus Eisenbacteria bacterium genome:
GCACCCTCCGTATTACCGCGGCTGCTGGCACGGAGTTAGCCGGTGCTTCCTTTAGGGGTACCGTCAGGACCCCGACGTATTGGGTCGGGATCGTTTCTTTCCCCTCGACAGGGCTTTACGACCCGAAGGCCTTCATCACCCACGCGGCGTCGCTGCGTCAGGCTTTCGCCCATTGCGCAATATCCCCCACTGCTGCCTCCCGTAGGAGTCTGGGCCGTGTTTCAGTCCCAGTGTGGCTGGCCATCCTCTCAGACCAGCTAGCCATCATCGCCTTGGTGGGCCATTACCCCACCAACTAGCTAATGGCACGCAGGCTCATCCACAAGTAGTAGCTTGCAAGCAGAGGCCACCTTTCACCGCAGGAGCCGAAGCTCCCGTGGTCATATCCGGTATTAGCCCACCTTTCGGTAGGTTATTCCGGGCTCGAGGGTAGATTACCTACGTGTTACTCACCCGTGCGCCGCTGTACTCAGGGAGTTGCCCCCCTTTTCTCGCTCGACTTGCATGTGTTAGGCACGCCGCCAGCGTTCGTTCTGAGCCAGGATCAAACTCTCCAGTTAAACCTGGAGCCACGACGCCGAAGCGTCATGGTGAGTGTCGAATGATTCGCACTCTTCGATCCGAATCAGCACGTTACGCGCTGTTCGAAGATCCGCAAAGACTGCGTCGCCTCGACGTCGACCGTCGAGGCAAGCGATCTACTGCCTAGTTTTCAAAGACCGGGACCGTTTCCGGGCAGACCCGGCCGTATATGGGACCCCTCTCTGGTTGTCAACCAGGGGCCAAACGATCGATCCGGATCTACGATTCGGCAGGTGCCGGCGGGACGAGCTCCACGGTCGCCAGACGCCTCCGTCCCACCGCCACCAGCCGGTGCACCCCCCGTCGGAAGCGGAACTCGACGTCGACGGCGTGCCCATCGACCTTCACCGCGCCCTCCGCGACCAGACGACGGGCGGCGCTCGTCGATGGCGCCAGCCCAGCGTCCTTCAAGAGCCGGCAAATCCATACCTCGGAGTCGGCGGTGTGCAGCACCACCGGGGTCGGGGCAAAGTCCGTGCGCTTCTGGAAGCGCTCCTCGAAGAATTCGCGCGCTCGTCGGGCGTCGTCGGCACCATGGAATCGCTCCACCACCATCGCCGCCAGGAGCTTCTTCCGATCGAGTGGATGCTCGGGCCCGGGCGTCCACCGACGATCCCCCGGGAACAAGAGCCGCGCATACCGCTCCATGAGATCGTCGGTGATCGACATGAGCTTCCCGAACATCTCCTCCGGCGCATCCGTGATCCCGACGTGGTTCCCGAGGCTCTTGGACATCTTCTGGACGCCGTCGAGGCCTTCCAGGAGCGGGAGTGTGACGATGATCTGACCGGGTCGTCCCGCCCCACGCTGGAGATCGCGGCCGACGAGCAGGTTGAACGTCTGATCGGTCCCGCCGATCTCGACGTCGGCATTGACGACCACCGAGTCGTATCCCTGCATGAGCGGATAGAGAAACTCGTGGAGGCCGATCGGACTCCCGCCCTTGTAGCGCTCCGAGAAGTCATCTCGCTCGAGCATGCGTGCGACGGTCGTCTGCCCAGCGAGCCGGATCACGTCATCGAGGTGCATCGTCGCGAACCACTCGCCGTTCCGCCGCACCTCGGTGCGCGTGCGATCGAGCACCTTGAACACCTGCGCTTGATACGTCTGCGCATTCGCCTCGACCTGCTCGGGACTCAATTGCGGTCGCGTCGCGGACCGCCCACTCGGATCGCCGATCAATGCCGTGTAGTCGCCGATGATCAGCACGCCGACGTGCCCCATGTCCTGCAACGCGCGAAGCTTCGCGAGCGCGACCGTGTGTCCGAGATGCAGATCCGGCGCCGTGGGATCGACGCCGAGCTTCACGCGGAGCGGACGTCCCGCGGCGAGCCGCTCCTTCAGCTCCGCCTCCGGCACGATGGTGACCGCTCCGTCACGAATCCGTGCGAGCTGCTCGTCGACGGTCATCCGTTCACCCGCTCGCGCAATCGACGGATGGCCGTCGCGCGACCCGTCGTCTCGTCGACGTCGATCACCGCCCCTTGCACCATCACTGGCCCCGACGCCACCTCGAAGCGAACCGGCATCTGACTGAGGAACCGTTCAAGGACCCGATCCGTGCGCATGCCGAGGATCGAATCCTCCGGTCCGCACATGCCCGCGTCGGTGAGCGCGGCCGTGCCCCCGGGAAGAATCGACTCGTCGCTCGTTTGCACGTGCGTATGGCTCCCGACGACGGCGGAGACGCGGCCGTCGAGGAAGCGCGCCATTCCCACCTTCTCGGAAGTCGCCTCGGCGTGCATGTCGACCAGAACGACCGCCGCCTGCTGCCGTAGCTTCGGCACGATCGCTTCCGCAGCTCGAAACGGACAATCCGCGGGGCCCATGAAGACGCGGCCGATCAGGTTGAGAACGGCGACCGGCGTACCGTCGCGAGCGGCACGGACGACCCAGCCCTCGCCCGGTACCCCCGGCGCGAAGTTCAGTGGACGCAGTAGCCGACCGTTTTCCTTCAAGTAGGGCACGATGTCGCGATTCTGCCACACGTGGTTGCCGGTCGTGAGCACGTCGACCCCGGCGTCCTGCATCTCTTCGGCACTGCCTGGATCGACGCCCTTGCCGCCCGCCGTATTTTCGACGTTCGCCACGACGAAGTCGATCGCCGACTGCCTCCGCAGCTCCCGCAGCACGACGCCCACGGCGCGGCGGCCAGGACGCCCGACGACGTCACCGAAGAAGACCAGTCGCATCACACCTCGGTTCAGTGCGCCGTGTCGCTGGCCC
Encoded here:
- the tyrS gene encoding tyrosine--tRNA ligase, translating into MTVDEQLARIRDGAVTIVPEAELKERLAAGRPLRVKLGVDPTAPDLHLGHTVALAKLRALQDMGHVGVLIIGDYTALIGDPSGRSATRPQLSPEQVEANAQTYQAQVFKVLDRTRTEVRRNGEWFATMHLDDVIRLAGQTTVARMLERDDFSERYKGGSPIGLHEFLYPLMQGYDSVVVNADVEIGGTDQTFNLLVGRDLQRGAGRPGQIIVTLPLLEGLDGVQKMSKSLGNHVGITDAPEEMFGKLMSITDDLMERYARLLFPGDRRWTPGPEHPLDRKKLLAAMVVERFHGADDARRAREFFEERFQKRTDFAPTPVVLHTADSEVWICRLLKDAGLAPSTSAARRLVAEGAVKVDGHAVDVEFRFRRGVHRLVAVGRRRLATVELVPPAPAES
- a CDS encoding TIGR00282 family metallophosphoesterase; protein product: MRLVFFGDVVGRPGRRAVGVVLRELRRQSAIDFVVANVENTAGGKGVDPGSAEEMQDAGVDVLTTGNHVWQNRDIVPYLKENGRLLRPLNFAPGVPGEGWVVRAARDGTPVAVLNLIGRVFMGPADCPFRAAEAIVPKLRQQAAVVLVDMHAEATSEKVGMARFLDGRVSAVVGSHTHVQTSDESILPGGTAALTDAGMCGPEDSILGMRTDRVLERFLSQMPVRFEVASGPVMVQGAVIDVDETTGRATAIRRLRERVNG